The proteins below come from a single Streptomyces spongiicola genomic window:
- a CDS encoding multicopper oxidase domain-containing protein, which translates to MVENLFEQNLLWAVLAAVFWGFAARGARSLATRGTARSIRRRARLGLVLLSVSLLVLTLRVALAAALALAAGWTAAADFVLFAAVPLVLAGVAAGTLALPAYRRLAARTAPAAEAPAAPEIADGAPAAVPTAASGPPRGPAPAQREAARAEGRVPAPPARSAGSTPGDPGASDDHASGGDRAPVRDRGTARGGASGRDGGSTRESRSGCDGTPAQGRASVRDRNSAGESASVRDRASVRDRGTARGGASGRDGGSTRECRSGCDGTPAQGRASVPDRASVRDRNSAGESASVQDRGSARDRTPVRDRSGAGLDELRRAAADPRLVVPVRSCFAASLAAAALTLHPPAPPYAGLLVLELAVLAVAAGALLLLQQRRLAALEAPGLRAPSTAGRLLRSTAVATAVAVLAAGGCTLAAQQSRLPGRMGDSHHRHAYDTGGGPAAGRAPARDLAALTGPRTGTPDRRFTLTATERSLRLASGERVAALAFNGRLPGPELRVRRGELVEVVLVNQDVEEGVTVHWHGVDVPVAEDGVAGVTQDAVRPGGRHVYRFRPPRAGTFWYHSHQQSGTAVRRGLFGALIVEEPAERPVGVDRTVVAHAWPVEGAAGGGGAPAGPHGPGGVMRTALGDDTRLRREKVPEGTPVRLRLVNADNCPRTYSLAGAPFRVAAIDGNDVSGPTALEGERLLIAGGGRFDVVFRQPAGPVHLTVSGDANASGAGGGFEGCGEDGAYGTGRVQTASLLMDPSGTAAPPPPADGPLFDPLRYGSPASAPFGPGTAYDRDFHLVLGNSLGFFDGRPMLMWTVNNAVYPDVPALLVREGDRVRTAFVNRSLDDHPMHLHGHRMLVLSRDGERATGSPWWTDTLNVAPGERYEVAFRADNPGLWMDHCHNLDHARDGMVLHLAYDGVSSPYEAGRSTGNLPE; encoded by the coding sequence ATGGTGGAGAACCTCTTCGAGCAGAACCTGCTGTGGGCGGTCCTGGCCGCGGTCTTCTGGGGATTCGCCGCGCGCGGCGCCCGGAGCCTGGCGACCCGCGGCACGGCGCGGTCGATCCGGCGCAGGGCCCGGCTGGGCCTCGTCCTGCTGTCCGTCTCCCTGCTGGTGCTCACGCTGCGGGTCGCCCTCGCCGCCGCCCTCGCCCTGGCCGCGGGGTGGACGGCCGCCGCCGACTTCGTGCTGTTCGCGGCCGTGCCCCTGGTCCTGGCGGGTGTGGCCGCGGGAACGCTCGCCCTGCCGGCGTACCGGCGGCTCGCGGCACGCACGGCACCGGCTGCGGAAGCCCCCGCGGCACCGGAGATCGCGGACGGGGCGCCCGCGGCGGTGCCCACGGCCGCGTCCGGCCCGCCGCGGGGCCCCGCACCGGCACAGCGGGAGGCCGCGCGGGCGGAGGGGCGGGTGCCGGCGCCCCCCGCGCGCTCAGCCGGCTCCACGCCCGGAGACCCGGGCGCATCGGACGACCACGCGTCCGGGGGTGACCGGGCCCCCGTGCGGGACCGGGGGACCGCGCGGGGCGGCGCGTCCGGACGGGACGGCGGGTCCACGAGGGAAAGCCGGTCCGGGTGTGACGGGACGCCCGCGCAGGGCCGGGCTTCCGTGCGGGACCGGAACTCCGCCGGGGAAAGCGCGTCCGTGCGGGACCGGGCTTCGGTGCGGGACCGGGGGACCGCGCGGGGCGGCGCGTCCGGACGGGACGGCGGGTCCACGAGGGAATGCCGGTCCGGGTGTGACGGGACGCCCGCGCAGGGCCGGGCTTCCGTACCGGACCGGGCTTCCGTGCGGGACCGGAACTCCGCCGGGGAAAGCGCGTCCGTGCAGGACCGGGGGTCCGCCCGGGACCGGACGCCCGTGCGGGACCGGTCCGGGGCCGGCCTGGACGAGCTGCGCCGCGCCGCCGCCGACCCCCGGCTCGTGGTGCCCGTCCGGTCCTGCTTCGCCGCGTCCCTCGCCGCCGCGGCCCTCACCCTGCATCCGCCCGCCCCGCCCTACGCCGGCCTGCTCGTACTCGAACTGGCCGTGCTGGCCGTGGCCGCCGGCGCACTGCTGCTGCTCCAGCAGCGGCGCCTGGCCGCCCTGGAGGCACCCGGCCTGCGGGCGCCGTCCACGGCCGGGAGACTGCTGCGCTCGACCGCGGTCGCGACGGCGGTCGCGGTGCTCGCCGCGGGCGGCTGCACCCTCGCCGCGCAGCAGAGCCGGCTGCCGGGCCGGATGGGCGACTCCCACCACCGGCACGCCTACGACACCGGCGGAGGCCCGGCGGCTGGGCGGGCCCCGGCCCGCGACCTCGCCGCACTCACCGGTCCCCGGACCGGCACACCCGACCGGCGCTTCACACTGACCGCGACGGAGCGCTCCCTGCGCCTGGCATCGGGGGAGAGGGTGGCCGCGCTCGCCTTCAACGGGCGGCTCCCCGGCCCCGAACTCCGTGTGCGCAGGGGCGAGCTGGTGGAGGTGGTCCTGGTCAACCAGGACGTCGAGGAAGGAGTCACCGTGCACTGGCACGGTGTCGACGTCCCGGTCGCCGAGGACGGCGTGGCCGGTGTCACCCAGGACGCGGTACGGCCCGGAGGGCGCCATGTGTACCGCTTCCGCCCGCCCCGCGCGGGCACCTTCTGGTACCACTCGCACCAGCAGTCCGGCACCGCGGTGCGGCGGGGCCTGTTCGGTGCGCTGATCGTGGAGGAGCCGGCGGAGCGCCCGGTGGGCGTCGACCGTACCGTCGTCGCCCACGCATGGCCCGTCGAGGGCGCGGCCGGTGGCGGGGGCGCCCCCGCCGGGCCCCACGGACCCGGAGGGGTGATGCGCACCGCGCTGGGAGACGACACCCGCCTGCGTCGCGAGAAGGTGCCCGAGGGCACCCCGGTCCGGCTGCGCCTGGTCAACGCCGACAACTGCCCCCGTACCTACTCGCTCGCCGGGGCCCCCTTCCGGGTCGCCGCGATCGACGGCAACGACGTGTCGGGCCCCACCGCACTCGAAGGCGAGCGGCTGCTGATCGCGGGTGGCGGCCGGTTCGACGTGGTCTTCCGCCAGCCCGCCGGGCCGGTGCACCTGACCGTGTCGGGTGACGCCAACGCCTCCGGTGCCGGTGGCGGCTTCGAGGGCTGCGGCGAGGACGGCGCGTACGGCACGGGCCGGGTGCAGACGGCGTCGCTCCTGATGGACCCGAGCGGCACCGCCGCCCCGCCGCCGCCCGCCGACGGCCCGCTCTTCGACCCCCTGCGCTACGGTTCGCCCGCGTCCGCCCCCTTCGGCCCCGGCACCGCCTACGACCGCGACTTCCATCTGGTCCTCGGCAACAGCCTCGGGTTCTTCGACGGCCGCCCCATGCTGATGTGGACCGTCAACAACGCCGTCTACCCGGACGTCCCCGCGCTGCTCGTGCGCGAGGGGGACCGGGTGCGCACCGCGTTCGTCAACCGGAGCCTCGACGACCACCCCATGCACCTGCACGGCCACCGCATGCTCGTGCTGTCCCGGGACGGCGAGCGGGCGACCGGCAGCCCCTGGTGGACCGACACCCTGAACGTCGCACCAGGTGAGCGGTACGAGGTCGCCTTCCGCGCCGACAACCCCGGCCTGTGGATGGACCACTGCCACAACCTGGACCACGCCCGGGACGGCATGGTGCTGCACCTGGCCTACGACGGGGTGAGCAGCCCCTACGAGGCGGGCAGGTCGACCGGCAACCTGCCCGAGTGA
- a CDS encoding carboxyl transferase domain-containing protein — protein MSVAEETPLEFRNTPVPADGAKTAPAPTPVRCEIAAAADPDAIRARLVEEYRAELMHPYYAAERGLVDSVIDPAETRVRLIGVLEMLSAEHVPLPSRKHGNQPQ, from the coding sequence ATGAGCGTCGCCGAGGAAACGCCTCTGGAGTTCCGGAACACGCCGGTCCCCGCGGACGGGGCGAAGACGGCGCCCGCGCCCACGCCGGTCCGGTGCGAGATCGCGGCCGCGGCCGACCCGGACGCGATCCGTGCCCGGCTCGTCGAGGAGTACCGCGCGGAGCTGATGCACCCGTACTACGCGGCCGAGCGCGGCCTCGTCGACAGCGTGATCGACCCTGCGGAGACACGGGTCCGCCTCATCGGGGTGCTGGAGATGCTCAGTGCCGAGCACGTGCCGCTGCCGAGCCGCAAGCACGGGAACCAGCCGCAGTGA
- a CDS encoding cupin domain-containing protein produces the protein MQTTDLTKVAIDDVPPNRKRGGDLRVLLSPKTCGATSGFMGVGTLEPGEFVSEHYHPHSEEFFHAVRGTVLIRVEGRELLLEPGESFMVPIGVRHRIENPGGEQAFVAFFLSPLAPRPELGHVDCEPLPGEGTLPEVGEVTWPRAQ, from the coding sequence ATGCAGACCACCGACCTGACCAAGGTCGCCATCGACGACGTGCCGCCGAACCGCAAGCGCGGAGGCGATCTGCGCGTCCTGCTCAGCCCCAAGACCTGCGGAGCGACCTCGGGGTTCATGGGCGTGGGCACCCTGGAGCCCGGCGAGTTCGTCTCCGAGCACTACCACCCGCACTCCGAGGAGTTCTTCCACGCCGTCCGCGGGACGGTCCTGATCCGGGTGGAGGGCCGCGAGCTCCTGCTGGAGCCCGGCGAGTCCTTCATGGTCCCGATCGGCGTGCGGCACCGCATCGAGAACCCGGGCGGCGAGCAGGCGTTCGTGGCCTTCTTCCTCAGCCCCCTCGCCCCGAGGCCCGAACTCGGCCACGTCGACTGCGAGCCCCTGCCCGGCGAGGGCACCCTGCCCGAGGTGGGGGAGGTGACATGGCCCCGCGCGCAGTGA
- a CDS encoding TcmI family type II polyketide cyclase: MAHRTLIVARMDHDDAEKVAALFAESDATGLPHMIGVQRRTLFRFHGLYFHLVEAEEPIGGRLYQARSHPLYQDVNTRLQEFMTPYDPSWREPKDSMAEPFYTWTP; encoded by the coding sequence ATGGCTCATCGCACACTCATCGTCGCGCGGATGGACCACGACGACGCGGAGAAGGTGGCCGCGCTCTTCGCCGAGTCCGACGCGACCGGTCTGCCGCACATGATCGGGGTCCAGCGGCGCACCCTCTTCCGCTTCCACGGCCTGTACTTCCACCTGGTGGAAGCGGAGGAGCCGATCGGCGGCCGTCTCTACCAGGCCCGCAGCCACCCGCTCTACCAGGACGTCAACACCCGGCTCCAGGAGTTCATGACGCCGTACGACCCCTCCTGGCGGGAGCCGAAGGACTCCATGGCCGAGCCCTTCTACACCTGGACCCCCTGA
- a CDS encoding ketosynthase chain-length factor, with translation MSAPVITGLGVVAPNGLDREAWWQATLDGKSGLGRISRFDPGRYPVRVAGEATGFDPADHAPQRLVSETDAMTQYAFAATNEALADAAVAPDALTDLEMAVITANSSGGVEFGQRELQKLYAEGPQAVGAYMAIAWFYAATTGQLSIRHGMRGPCGVLCSEQAGGLDVLAQARRVLAKGTRLVVSGGTDASLSPYGLVCQLSNGRLSEEPRPDRAYTPFDRTASGYVPGEGGAILVVEGRDDARARDAARIYAEIAGYAATFDPRPGSGRPPGLRRAAERALADAGAAPSDIDVVFADGYGVPELDRQESEAITAVFGPRAVPVTVPKTMTGRLYAGGAALDTAAAVLALRDQVIPPSVNVRPDPEHRLDMVTDRPREARLRSALVLSRGYGGFNAAVVLRTV, from the coding sequence GTGAGCGCCCCCGTCATCACCGGGCTGGGCGTCGTCGCGCCCAACGGGCTGGACCGCGAGGCGTGGTGGCAGGCGACCCTGGACGGGAAGTCCGGCCTCGGCCGGATCAGCCGGTTCGACCCCGGCCGCTACCCGGTGCGGGTCGCGGGCGAGGCCACCGGCTTCGACCCGGCCGACCACGCGCCGCAGCGCCTCGTCAGCGAGACCGACGCCATGACCCAGTACGCCTTCGCCGCCACCAACGAGGCGCTGGCCGACGCGGCCGTGGCCCCGGACGCGCTCACCGACCTGGAGATGGCCGTCATCACCGCCAACTCCTCGGGCGGGGTCGAGTTCGGCCAGCGGGAGCTGCAGAAGCTGTACGCCGAGGGGCCGCAGGCGGTGGGCGCGTACATGGCCATCGCCTGGTTCTACGCCGCGACCACCGGTCAGTTGTCCATCCGGCACGGCATGCGCGGGCCGTGCGGCGTGCTGTGCTCGGAGCAGGCCGGCGGACTGGACGTGCTGGCGCAGGCCCGTCGGGTCCTCGCCAAGGGCACCCGGCTGGTGGTCTCCGGGGGCACCGACGCCTCGCTGTCCCCTTACGGGCTGGTCTGCCAGCTCTCCAACGGCAGGCTGAGCGAGGAGCCGCGCCCGGACCGCGCGTACACGCCGTTCGACCGCACCGCGAGCGGCTACGTGCCGGGGGAGGGCGGTGCGATCCTCGTCGTGGAGGGCCGTGACGACGCCCGTGCCCGGGACGCGGCGCGGATCTACGCCGAGATCGCCGGCTACGCGGCCACCTTCGATCCCCGTCCCGGCTCGGGCCGCCCGCCCGGGCTCCGGCGGGCCGCCGAACGCGCCCTGGCCGACGCCGGAGCGGCGCCGTCGGACATCGACGTGGTCTTCGCCGACGGCTACGGCGTGCCGGAACTGGACCGTCAGGAGTCCGAGGCGATCACCGCGGTCTTCGGTCCGCGTGCGGTGCCGGTGACGGTACCCAAGACGATGACCGGCCGACTCTACGCGGGTGGCGCGGCACTCGACACGGCGGCCGCGGTCCTCGCGCTGCGCGACCAGGTGATCCCGCCGTCGGTCAACGTCCGCCCGGACCCGGAGCATCGGCTCGACATGGTGACGGACCGGCCGCGCGAGGCGCGCCTGCGAAGCGCGCTCGTCCTGTCCCGTGGCTACGGGGGTTTCAACGCCGCCGTCGTCCTGCGGACCGTGTGA
- a CDS encoding beta-ketoacyl-[acyl-carrier-protein] synthase family protein, whose amino-acid sequence MAPRAVITGIGVVAPGQPGREAFWEMIVKGRTATRRITLFDPAPFRSRIGAECDFDPERAGLSYQEIRRTDRAGRFALVATREALADSGLDPDGQDPHRVGVSVGNGVGNAISMEQEYRTVSDNGREWLVDQGYMKPHLYSYVMSSSLATEVAWAAGAEGPATVVSSGCCAGIDAVGYAVDLIREGSADVMVAGATDAPIYPITVSCFDTLRASSTSNDDPEHACRPFDRRRNGLVLGEGSAVFVIEELEHARRRGARVYCEVAGYSARANGYHMTGLRPDGREMGEAITAALDEARINPDEVDYANAHGSGTRQNDRHETAAYKRSLGEHAYRVPISSIKSMVGHSLGSIGSIEIAASALAIDRGAIPPTANYEEPDPECDLDYVPGTAREAELDVVLSVGSGFGGFQSAMVLTSPRRIP is encoded by the coding sequence ATGGCCCCGCGCGCAGTGATCACCGGCATCGGGGTCGTCGCCCCGGGGCAGCCCGGCCGGGAGGCGTTCTGGGAGATGATCGTCAAGGGCCGGACGGCGACCCGGCGCATCACCCTGTTCGACCCGGCGCCGTTCCGCAGCCGCATCGGGGCGGAGTGCGACTTCGATCCCGAGCGGGCCGGGCTGTCCTACCAGGAGATCCGGCGCACGGACCGGGCCGGCCGGTTCGCCCTGGTCGCGACACGGGAGGCGCTGGCCGACAGCGGGCTCGACCCGGACGGGCAGGACCCGCACCGGGTCGGCGTGAGCGTCGGCAACGGCGTCGGCAACGCCATCTCCATGGAGCAGGAGTACCGCACGGTCAGCGACAACGGCCGCGAATGGCTGGTCGACCAGGGCTATATGAAGCCGCATCTCTACTCGTATGTGATGTCCAGTTCGCTGGCGACCGAGGTGGCGTGGGCCGCCGGGGCCGAGGGACCGGCGACCGTGGTGAGTTCGGGCTGCTGCGCGGGCATCGACGCCGTCGGCTACGCGGTCGACCTCATCCGCGAGGGTTCGGCCGACGTGATGGTCGCCGGTGCGACCGACGCCCCGATCTACCCGATCACCGTGTCCTGCTTCGACACCCTGAGGGCCTCCTCCACCAGCAACGACGACCCGGAGCACGCCTGCCGCCCGTTCGACCGGCGGCGCAACGGGCTGGTACTGGGCGAGGGCTCGGCGGTCTTCGTGATCGAGGAGCTGGAGCACGCCCGCCGCCGGGGCGCCCGGGTCTACTGCGAGGTCGCCGGCTACTCGGCCCGCGCCAACGGCTACCACATGACGGGGCTGCGCCCCGACGGGCGGGAGATGGGCGAGGCGATCACCGCCGCGCTCGACGAGGCCCGGATCAATCCGGACGAGGTCGACTACGCCAACGCCCACGGCAGCGGCACCAGGCAGAACGACCGCCACGAGACCGCCGCCTACAAGCGGAGCCTCGGCGAGCACGCCTACCGCGTCCCGATCAGCTCCATCAAGTCCATGGTCGGCCACTCGCTGGGCTCGATCGGCTCGATCGAGATCGCCGCCAGCGCGCTGGCGATCGACCGCGGCGCCATCCCGCCCACGGCCAACTACGAGGAGCCGGACCCGGAATGCGACCTTGACTATGTGCCGGGCACCGCCCGCGAGGCGGAACTCGACGTCGTGCTCAGCGTCGGCAGCGGTTTCGGCGGGTTCCAGAGCGCCATGGTGCTCACCTCACCGAGGAGGATCCCGTGA
- a CDS encoding SDR family oxidoreductase, with translation MRERRCALVTGGSRGIGRAVAVRLARAGYDIGFCSRSADGEALETARLVAGAGAAVHHAVCDVTDAEAVRAFTGEVEEKLGAPHAVVNSAGVLRDRPMALMSPHDWHSVVGTSLDGTFNVCRAVVRGLITRRAGAVVNVSSVIGVYGNPGQTNYATAKAGLNGLTRALAKEVAPYGVRVNAVAPGFIDTDMLDGMPDRARAAAVGKVAMGRFGTAASVAELVAFLLSDAADYITGQVVQIDGGISL, from the coding sequence ATGCGGGAGAGACGATGTGCGCTGGTGACCGGCGGGTCGAGGGGGATCGGCCGCGCGGTCGCGGTCCGGCTCGCGCGGGCGGGATACGACATCGGTTTCTGCTCCCGCTCCGCGGACGGGGAGGCCCTGGAGACGGCCCGTCTCGTCGCCGGAGCCGGGGCGGCCGTCCACCACGCCGTCTGCGACGTCACCGACGCGGAGGCGGTCCGCGCTTTCACCGGTGAGGTCGAGGAGAAGCTGGGAGCGCCGCACGCGGTGGTCAACTCCGCGGGTGTGCTGCGGGACCGCCCGATGGCGCTGATGTCGCCGCACGACTGGCACTCCGTGGTCGGCACCAGCCTGGACGGGACGTTCAACGTCTGCCGTGCGGTGGTACGGGGCCTGATCACCCGCCGGGCCGGCGCCGTGGTGAACGTCTCGTCCGTCATCGGGGTGTACGGGAACCCGGGGCAGACGAACTACGCCACGGCCAAGGCGGGGCTGAACGGCCTCACCCGGGCGCTCGCCAAGGAGGTCGCCCCCTACGGCGTGCGGGTCAACGCGGTGGCACCCGGCTTCATCGACACCGACATGCTCGACGGCATGCCGGACAGGGCCCGTGCGGCGGCTGTGGGAAAGGTCGCCATGGGCCGCTTCGGCACCGCCGCGTCGGTCGCCGAACTGGTCGCGTTCCTGCTGTCGGACGCCGCCGACTACATCACCGGCCAGGTGGTGCAGATCGACGGCGGGATATCCCTGTGA
- a CDS encoding acyl-CoA carboxylase epsilon subunit — protein sequence MTGHALRVVRGAPAAEELAALVLVLRVLAAGRAERTAAPSASGAPSAAAWARPALDAPATAWSVRRPPAWRGG from the coding sequence GTGACCGGCCACGCCCTCCGGGTCGTCCGGGGCGCCCCGGCGGCGGAGGAACTCGCCGCCCTGGTACTGGTCCTCCGCGTGCTGGCCGCGGGCCGGGCCGAGCGGACCGCCGCGCCCTCCGCCTCGGGGGCGCCCTCCGCGGCGGCCTGGGCCCGTCCGGCCCTGGACGCCCCCGCCACCGCCTGGTCGGTCCGCCGCCCGCCGGCCTGGCGCGGCGGGTGA
- a CDS encoding acyl carrier protein, whose amino-acid sequence MSSSMTFGDLKAIMGRCTGDIEELTEDHLGTAFTDLGYDSLAVLEIASQIQREYGLQIPDEAIEDMTSPQSVIDYVNTGLAAV is encoded by the coding sequence ATGAGCAGCAGCATGACCTTCGGCGACCTCAAGGCGATCATGGGCAGGTGCACCGGTGACATCGAGGAGCTCACCGAGGACCACCTCGGCACCGCCTTCACCGACCTCGGCTACGACTCGCTCGCCGTGCTGGAGATCGCCAGCCAGATCCAGCGGGAGTACGGCCTGCAGATACCGGACGAGGCCATCGAGGACATGACCTCGCCCCAGAGCGTGATCGACTACGTCAACACCGGCCTCGCGGCGGTCTGA
- a CDS encoding acyltransferase domain-containing protein encodes MTLPHRRSVVLMFPGTGAQHPQMAAGLYGHEPVFTEAVDAVLGLLGPDGEAARADWLAPDPVEPMDSDTRSAPLLFAVNYAMGRLVESWGVRPDAYLGHSMGEFTAAVLAGVFTLEDAVRLLWERVRLQRATPPGGMLAVAAAPRELAGYLGGGVVVGAVNGPRHTVLSGPEAPLRAVARRLAADGRTCRRLAARSPYHSPALAPLVAPAEALIRRLRPAPPRTPLYSAYTTRLLGREDAVRPAFWAGQPTAPVLFWPTLERVLAAGGRLLVEAGPSQSLAVIARGHGAVRTGRSEVVATLPPRAMGPEADRRSVREARARLPAGAGPAGGAAGHSGRLPVDLPAS; translated from the coding sequence ATGACACTTCCTCACCGCCGCTCCGTCGTCCTGATGTTCCCGGGGACGGGGGCGCAGCATCCGCAGATGGCGGCCGGGCTCTACGGGCACGAGCCGGTCTTCACCGAAGCCGTTGACGCGGTACTCGGGCTGCTCGGCCCGGACGGCGAGGCCGCCCGGGCGGACTGGCTGGCGCCGGACCCGGTGGAGCCGATGGACTCCGACACCCGGTCCGCGCCCCTGCTGTTCGCCGTCAACTACGCCATGGGGCGCCTGGTCGAGAGCTGGGGGGTGCGCCCCGACGCGTATCTCGGGCACAGCATGGGCGAGTTCACCGCGGCGGTCCTCGCCGGGGTGTTCACCCTGGAGGACGCGGTACGGCTGCTGTGGGAGCGCGTCCGGTTGCAGCGCGCGACCCCGCCGGGAGGGATGCTCGCGGTCGCCGCCGCACCCCGGGAGCTGGCCGGATACCTGGGCGGCGGGGTGGTGGTCGGCGCGGTGAACGGGCCCCGGCACACGGTGCTTTCGGGCCCGGAGGCACCGCTGCGGGCGGTGGCGCGCAGGCTGGCGGCGGACGGCCGGACCTGCCGGCGGCTCGCCGCCCGCAGCCCCTACCACAGCCCGGCGCTGGCGCCGCTCGTCGCCCCGGCCGAGGCCCTGATCCGCCGGCTTCGGCCCGCGCCGCCCCGTACACCGCTGTACTCCGCCTACACCACACGGCTCCTCGGCCGGGAGGACGCGGTGCGCCCGGCGTTCTGGGCGGGCCAGCCGACCGCTCCCGTCCTCTTCTGGCCGACGCTTGAGCGGGTACTGGCGGCGGGCGGCCGGCTCCTCGTCGAGGCCGGGCCGTCGCAGAGCCTCGCCGTGATCGCCCGGGGGCACGGGGCGGTGCGCACCGGCCGCAGCGAGGTGGTCGCCACGCTGCCGCCCCGGGCGATGGGCCCCGAGGCGGACCGGCGGAGCGTCCGCGAGGCGCGCGCACGCCTGCCGGCCGGGGCGGGCCCGGCCGGGGGCGCCGCAGGTCACTCGGGCAGGTTGCCGGTCGACCTGCCCGCCTCGTAG
- a CDS encoding peptide MFS transporter yields MDVTSHGVPSGAAARPPGGRAPVRALFRERWFSTLFMTDMWERFSFYGMQALLFLYATAPRAEGGLGLSAGTAGALFGLYVSASFLAAMPGGWLGDRVLGTHRAMLGGALVIAAGHACMAVPARSTFYLGLLLVACGTGLLKPNLPVMFDQMNPGAGSAQRQAAFSLFYMSIQVSALIGPLVTGALGERVDWHLGFGAAAVGMVFGVIQYLHGAPTLRGARTGPSRPLPPAELRRLVRGAWAALAGAVLLAAGVWSVGGLPLHPVLALCGLASLAAPVWYFRRLLRGADLGEAERARVRGYRRIFVPSVLFWAMYGQLGSVFSLFAREHTDRGIAGFTVPASWFQSAHPLFLLILAPLFAWLWLRIGGGAGVLRKFSAGLLCAAAGFAVLATGAWFAEGGEMKVSAVWLLGAFLWMSCGELVFGPVGLSATAETAPEGHRSRMMGLFYLGAALGAGLGGQLSHLVGVLPLWVYLAGFAAAAVVTASLLSRAAAGGATRTAGRDTAGEADRDTPGEAGREGGGESAGATGPGTGQGTDPGAGPGAGQGAGQGTSQGTSQGTAQI; encoded by the coding sequence GTGGACGTGACCTCGCACGGTGTGCCGTCCGGCGCGGCGGCCCGGCCGCCGGGCGGCCGCGCCCCGGTGCGTGCGCTGTTCCGGGAGCGCTGGTTCAGCACCCTCTTCATGACCGACATGTGGGAGCGGTTCAGCTTCTACGGGATGCAGGCGCTGCTCTTCCTCTACGCGACCGCTCCGCGGGCGGAGGGCGGTCTCGGCTTGTCCGCCGGCACGGCCGGCGCACTCTTCGGGCTCTACGTCTCCGCCTCGTTCCTGGCCGCCATGCCCGGAGGCTGGCTCGGTGACCGGGTGCTCGGCACGCACCGGGCGATGCTGGGCGGGGCCCTGGTGATCGCGGCCGGCCATGCCTGCATGGCCGTCCCGGCGCGCTCCACCTTCTATCTCGGCCTGCTGCTGGTGGCGTGCGGGACGGGGCTGCTCAAGCCCAACCTGCCGGTCATGTTCGACCAGATGAACCCCGGGGCCGGCAGCGCGCAGCGCCAGGCCGCGTTCTCCCTCTTCTATATGAGCATCCAGGTCAGTGCCCTGATCGGCCCGCTGGTCACCGGCGCCCTGGGCGAACGCGTCGACTGGCACCTGGGTTTCGGCGCCGCCGCGGTCGGGATGGTCTTCGGCGTAATCCAGTACCTGCATGGTGCACCGACCCTGCGCGGGGCGCGGACCGGGCCCAGCCGGCCGCTCCCGCCCGCGGAGCTGCGCCGGCTGGTGCGGGGCGCCTGGGCGGCACTGGCGGGTGCGGTGCTGCTCGCCGCGGGGGTCTGGTCGGTGGGCGGGCTGCCGCTGCACCCTGTGCTCGCGCTGTGCGGGCTGGCGTCGCTCGCGGCCCCCGTCTGGTACTTCCGGCGCCTGCTGCGCGGGGCGGACCTCGGGGAGGCGGAGCGTGCGCGCGTTCGCGGGTACCGGCGGATCTTCGTGCCGTCGGTGCTGTTCTGGGCGATGTACGGCCAGCTCGGCTCGGTCTTCAGTCTGTTCGCGCGGGAGCACACCGATCGCGGGATCGCCGGATTCACCGTTCCCGCGAGCTGGTTCCAGTCCGCGCACCCGCTCTTCCTGCTGATACTGGCCCCGCTCTTCGCCTGGCTGTGGCTGCGGATCGGGGGCGGGGCGGGAGTGCTGCGGAAGTTCTCCGCCGGACTGCTGTGCGCGGCGGCCGGGTTCGCCGTCCTCGCGACCGGGGCGTGGTTCGCGGAGGGCGGCGAGATGAAGGTGTCCGCCGTCTGGCTGCTGGGCGCGTTCCTCTGGATGTCCTGCGGCGAGCTGGTGTTCGGACCGGTCGGGCTGAGCGCCACGGCGGAGACGGCACCCGAGGGGCACCGCAGCCGCATGATGGGCCTCTTCTATCTGGGTGCCGCGCTGGGGGCCGGCCTCGGCGGTCAGCTCTCCCATCTGGTGGGCGTTCTGCCGCTGTGGGTCTATCTGGCGGGATTCGCCGCCGCTGCCGTCGTCACGGCGTCGCTGCTGTCCCGCGCGGCCGCCGGCGGGGCGACCCGGACGGCCGGCCGGGACACCGCCGGGGAAGCGGACCGGGACACCCCCGGGGAAGCGGGCCGGGAGGGCGGCGGGGAGAGCGCGGGGGCGACCGGCCCGGGAACCGGTCAGGGGACCGACCCTGGAGCCGGCCCAGGAGCCGGCCAGGGAGCCGGCCAGGGAACCAGCCAGGGAACCAGCCAGGGGACGGCTCAAATCTGA